In Nocardioides sp. JS614, the sequence GGCCCCACAGGGTGGCCTTGCCGCCGATCAGCATCGAGAGGACCAGCTGGACGCTGATCAGGATGCTGAACATGCCGCGCGGGTCGATGAAGGTCAGGTAGTAGCCATAGACCGCGCCGGCCATCCCCACGAAGAGGGCGCTGGCCATGAAGGCGATGATCTTCTGCACCGGCAGGTTGATGCCGATCGTCGCGGCCTTGGTCTCGTCCTCGCGAATCGCGATCAGGCCCATCCCGAGCTTGGTGCGGCGGATCCACCAGGTCATCAGCAGCTGGAGGGCCAAGATGGCCACCAGCACGTAGTAGAACGGCCAGTTCATGATGTCGCGGTCCCAGGTGGGCAGCGGCAGCGTCAGACCGGTGGTGCCGTTGGTCAACGACACCCAGTTGACCGCGATCACCTGCACCAGGAACAGGAACGCGACGGTGATGATCACGAACGCCGGGCCGCGGGAGCGCAGCGACACGAACCCGAGGATCAGCGCCACGCCCGCCGCCACGATCCCGCCGAGCGGCACCCACAGCCACGGGCTGGCGTCGGGGTACCTCCCCGCGAGCACGCCGATGGTGTAGCCGCCGAGGCCGAGGAACGCGCCCTGGCCCAGGGAGATGTAGCCGGCGAAGCCGGAGATGATGTTCAGCCCGCTGGCACCGACCGCGAAGATCAGCGACAGGATGATCATGTTCTGGTAGTAGATGTCGTCGCTGAGCATCGGGTAGGCGACGAGCAGGACGCCCGCGGCGAGGGCGACCGCCCGGCCCAGCCAGATCGGTTTCATGCTGCTACTGCATCCTCTCGGAGTCGGGTGCCGAGCAGTCCCTGCGGGCGGATCAGCAGCACCAGGAACACGATGGCGTACGGGACGGCGGTTGCCCAGGAGGGCGACACGTAGGCGGCGGTCAGCGTCTCGGCGATGCCGAAGATGAGCGCGCCGAGGACCGCGCCGTTGAGGCTCCCGAGGCCGCCGAGCACCACGATCGCGAGCAACCGCGCGATCCACTGGTAGTGCGAGCCGGGGACGAACGGGTAGAGCACCCCGGTGATCGCACCGCCGGCACCGGCGGCCGCGATCCCGAGCGCGAACACGAGAGCCGCGACCGCGCTCACCTTGATGCCGACCAGCTCTGCGGACGACGGGTTCGTCGCCGCCGCGCGGATCGCCCGGCCCAGCCACGTCTTGGTCAGCACGCCCCACAGCAGGACGAGGACCACGACCGCGATCAGGCCGCCGTACACCTGGGCCTTCGGGAGGAACAGACCCCCGAAGATGAAGGACTCATCGGCGTACGACGGCCGGACCGCCGTCGAGTTGTTGCCCCAGATCTCCCCCATCGCACCCTCGACCACCAGCGCCAGCCCGAAGGTGAGCAGCACCGTCGACGCCATCGGCGCCGTGCGGATCGGGGACACGACGACCTTGTAGGTGACCCACCCGAGCGCGAACACGATCGGGGTCGTGATCACGATCGCGAGCAACGGGTCGATGCCGAACGCGTCCCACAGCCAGTAGGTGATGAACGAGGCCAGGATCAGGAACGCGCCGTGGGCGATGTTGATCACCCGCATGACACCGAAGATCAGGGTCAACCCACTCGCCGCGAGGGCGTACACGCCGCCCAGCAGCAGGCCGAGGAGGAGGTTCTGGAGCAGCTCGGTCATCAGCCACCGGCCCCCGGGTGCCAGCCGGGCTCGATGTCCGCGGTGGACACGTCGGCCGGCAGCACGATCTCGGGCTTGCCGTTCTGCCACTGGCCGATCAGGAACTCACCGGTCGGCGCGCCGGTCTCGTCCCAGGACAGCGAGCCCAGAATCGTGTCGACCTCGTTCTCGCGCAGCCAGCTCGCCATCGCCTCCTGGTCGTCGATGTTGCCCACGGCCTCGACGGCCGCCTGCATCACCTGGGCCGCGGCGTAGCCGTCGGCGGCGTCCTCGGGGACCTCGTCGGTGCCGAACATCTCCTTGTACTTGGCGACGAACTCGGCGTTGCCGGGGGTGTCGGCCTCAGGCGAGTGGCTGACCGCGTAGATGACGCCCTCGGTGTTCTCCATGCCGATGCCGTCGCTGTACTGCGCACCGAAGGACGGGGCGTTGGTCTCGTAGAACATGCCAGGGGTGAAGTCGGCCTTGAGCATCGAGCGGGTCAGGCCGATGCCGTCCTCGAACTGCGCACCGTGCACGACCAGGTCGGGGTCCGCGTTCTTCATGGCGTTGACGATCGTGTCGAAGTTCTTGGTGTCGATCGCGTAGGTCTCCTGGTAGACCGTCTCCACGCCCGCGGCCTCGAGGATCTCCTGGATGCCGGCCACGTTGGGCGCGGCGAACGGGTCGTCGAGGGTCGGGTACGCCGCGGTCTTCGGCCGCTGGTCCTCCGGGAGGGCGGCGACCCACTCGGCGAACACCTTGCCCTGCAGGTTCGAGGTCGCCTGCTGGGTGAAGAAGAGGTACTTGAAGCCGCGGTTGAACATGTCGGGCGAGCCGCCCGCGGGCTCGACGTACAGCATCTGGTTCTTCTCCGCGACCGCCGAGGCGGGCAGGTTGAGCAGCGAGGAGAAGGTCCCGAGAAGGAGGTCGACCTTGTCCTGGCTGATCAGCGCGTTGTAGTCGGTGACCACGGTGTTCTGGTTCGAGGCGTCGTCCTTGACGACGAGCTCGACCTCCCGGCCCAGGAGGCCGCCGGCATCGTTGACCATCTCCTGCCAGACCTCGTAGCCCTGCTTTGCCGCCTGGCCGGGCTGGGAGAACTCGCCGGTCAGCGGGAGCGAGGAGCCGATCCGGATCGGGCCGGAGCTGTCGCCACCGCCGCCTTCCGAGTCGTCACCACCGCAGGCTGCCAGTCCGAGCGCCAGCACTCCGGTCAGGGCCACGGCTGTCCAAGCCTGGCGAAGCGAAACGTGCGACATTCTTCCTCCTCGGTGCTGCACTCATGATTGTCGCAATCGATTGCGGCATCCGCAGTCTTGTGAAGGGCGCCACAGTCTGTCAAGCATTTCCCCGCATATGGCGGGACGGCAGCCCTCGCGGGGACCGCACCGGCGGCGGCCATTGAGCAGGTCTCTTGCAAACGGTTGTGGTCCGTGTCAGCCTCACCCCATGACTTCGCAGCCGGTCCCGGACCTGCCCGCGCAGGCCGAGGTGGTCGTCGTCGGCGCCGGCCACAACTCGCTGATCGCCGCGGCGTACCTGGCCCGAGCGGGTCTCGAGGTGCTGGTGCTCGAGGCGAACGAGACGCCGGGCGGCAACACCCGCACCGAGCAGCTGACCCTGCCGGGCTTCGCCCACGACTCGTGCAGCAGCGCGCACGTGCTGATCCAGAACAACCCGCTGATCCGCGACGACGAGCTCGGCCTGCTCGCCGACCACGGCCTGGAGTACCTCGCGACCGACCCGGCGGTGGTGATGCCCCAGCAGGACGGCGACGTGCTCGTGATGCACCGCGACCTGGAGGGCACCGCCGCCGAGATCGCCCGGTGGTCCAGCGCCGACGCGCGTGCTTTCGAGGAGCTCGTGGGCCAGTGGCGCGGCGGGCTCTCGGCCGCGCACGGGCGCTGGAGCTCGCACCTGCCCCAGCCCGACGACGACGCGAGCCGGCGTTACCTCGCCCTGCGCCGCCGCAGCGCCTGGGACGTCGTGCACGAGCAGTTCACCCATCCGGTCATCCGCTCCTTCGTGCTCTGGCTGGCGATGGCCACGATCCAGGATCCCCGCCGACCCGGCACCGGCTTCCTGCCATCCTCCCTGGTCGCCGGCCGCCTCGACTTCGGATGGAGCACACCGGTCGGCGGCAGCCAGGCGCTGCCGGACGCGCTCGTCCGGCTGATCGAGAAGCACGGCGGCCGCGTGGTCTGCTCCAGCCCGGTCACCGGCATCGGCGCCGACTCCTCCGGTGTCCGGACGGTCCGGGTGGCCGGCGGGCAGGAGGTCCGGGTCGGTCGGGCGGTGGTCGCCGGCGGCCACGTCGCGAAGCTCGGTGCGCTGCTCGAGGGCCGTGAGCCCACCCCCGACCTGGTCGCCGCCCGGGAGGCCTGGCGCCCCGGCCTGAGCGTGCTCGCGGTGCACGCGGCGCTGCGCGCGGACCTCGGCTTCGGCCCGGACCGCATCCCCGCGGCCGCCGCCGGGCTCGGCACCACCGGCGGGATGCTGCGGCACCTGGAGCGCTTCGCCGTCGGCGAGCCCGACGCGGACGACCCCTGGCTGCTGGTGGTGAACCAGACCGCGGTGGACCCCACCCGGGCGCCCGACGGCGGCGGGACGTTCAAGATCCTGACGATCGCGCCGTACGCCCTCTCCGGCGGACGGGCCTGGGCCGACGTCAAGGACGAGTACGGCGAGCGCCTGCTCGAGCTGGTCCGGCGCCGCTCGCACGGGCTCGCGCCGGCGGACCTCCTCGAGCTGAGCACCGAGTCGCCGATCGACGTGGCCGCGCACAACCCGCAGAACATCGGCGGCTCCTGCCACGGCGGGGAGTTCTGGCTCGACGGCAGGTACGACGGCGAGGTGGTCGCGGGCTGGCAGCGCTACGACACCGACGTGCCGGGGCTGTTCCTCACCGGCGCGACCGTCCACCCCGGCGGCTCGGTCTCGGGCCGCCCCGGCCGCAACGCCGCCCGCGCCGTGCTCACCGGCCTCGGCCTCGACCCGCTGCAGGTGATGGGCCCCGGCTGATCGCCGGTGCGCCCTGCCGGCGGGGGCTAGGTTGAGGTCCGTGGGCGTCATCGAGACCATGGGCCTGACCAAGGAGTACCCACGCGTCACGGCGCTCGACCACCTCGACGTCACGGTCGCCGACGGCGTCACCGGCCTCGTGGGCGCCAACGGCGCCGGCAAGTCGACGCTGATCAAGATCCTGCTGGGGCTGGTGCCCGCGACCAGCGGCAGCGCCACGGTGCTCGGCCACGACGTCGCCACGGAGGGCGGCCGGATCCGGTCGCTGGTGGGCTACATGCCCGAGCACGACTGCCTGCCCGCCGACATGTCCGCCAGCGACCTGGTCGTGCACCTGGGCCAGATATCCGGGCTGCCGTACGCCGCGGCGCGCGAGCGAGCCGCCGACGTGCTGCGCCACGTCGGGCTGGCCGAGGAGCGGTACCGCCCGATCGGCGGCTACTCGACCGGCATGAAGCAGCGCGCCAAGCTGGCGCAGGCGCTCGTGCACGACCCGCGGCTGGTGCTGCTCGACGAGCCCACCAACGGACTGGACCCCTCCTCGCGCGACGACATGCTCGCGCTGGTGCGGCGGATCGGCCGCGAGTTCGGCATCGCCGTGCTCGTCACCTCGCACCTGCTCGGCGAGCTCGAGCGGGTGAGCGACCACGTCGTGGTGCTCGACGGCGGCCGGCTGCTGCGCTCGTCGGCGACGACCGACTTCCTGCACGCGACCGGCAGCCTGCTCGTGGAGGTGCAGGGCCGGCCCGACGCCGATCGGCTGCTCGGGCAGGCGCTGGTGGACGCCGGCCTGACCGCGCGGCCGGCCGAGGGCACGCTGGTCGAGGTGGAGGTGCGCGACGAGACCACGCCGGACGTGGTCCGCGACCTCACCGTCGACCTGGGGCTCGGACTGGTGCGGATGCAGGAGCGGCACCACCGGATCGAGGACGTCTTCCGGGAGGGAGGTGCCGGCAGTGTCCAGCCGACCTGAGGACAGCCGCCTGCCGGCCGGCGTCATCCATGACCTCGGCTACCGGCCGTACGCCGGGCCGCGGCTCGGCGAGGGCCCGGTGGCGTGGGCGTTCTTCCTCACCGGCCTGCGGAACACCTACGGCCTGGGCCGCTCGGCGCGCTCGAAGGTGCTGCCGATGATCCTGCTCGGGCTGATGCTGCTGCCCGCGCTGATCCTGGTCGGCGTGCTGGTGCAGGCCAAGAACCTGCTCGACCTGGACGAGCAGATCGTCGCGTACTCGACGTACCCGCTCACGACCCAGCTGCTGATCTCGGTGTTCGTCGCCGCGCAGGCGCCGGCGCTGATCTCGCGCGACCTGCGGTTCCGCACGATCACGCTCTACCTGGCGCGGCCGATGCGGCGCGGGGTGTACGTGGTGGTGCGGCTGGCGTCGCTGACGGTGGCGACGTTCGTGCTGATCGCGGCGCCGCTGCTGCTGATGTACCTCGGCGGGCTGCTGGCGGACCTGCCCCCGGGCCGGGAGACCGGCCGGTTCCTCGGGGCCGTCGTGGGCGCCGCGCTGCTCGCCGCCTGCCTGGCCGGCCTGGCCGCGCTGGTCGCCGCGTTCACGGTCCGGCGCGGGCTGGCCGTCGCCGCGGTGATCGTGGTGCTGCTGGTCAGCTACACGGTGGTGTCGACGATCCAGGGCATCGCCGACGAGTCCGGCCACGCGGCCGTGGGCGAGGTGGCGGGCCTGTTCTCGCCGTACACGCTGATCAACGGGCTGCAGGTGTTCCTGTTCGACTCGCCCGAGGCCACCCCGACGCCGCCGGACGGCACCGCGATGGGGCTGCTGTACGTCGTCGCCACGGCGCTCATGGTCCTCGGCGCGATCGGCGGGCTGCTGCTGCGCTACCGGAGGGTCGAGTCCTGATGGAGATCCGGATCGACCACGTGTCGCGGTGGTTCCACAACGTCGTCGCGGTCAACGACGTCACGATGACGATCGGGCCGGGCGTCACCGGGCTGCTCGGGCCCAACGGTGCCGGGAAGTCCACGCTGATCGCGATGATGTCCGGGTTCCTCGCGCCGTCCACCGGCACCGTCACGCTCGACGACGAGCCGTTGTGGCGCAACGAGCAGGTGTACCGCAAGGTCGGTCTGGTGCCCGAGCGGGAGGCGCTGTTCGACTACCTCACCGGTCGCCAGTTCGTGGTGGCGAACGCCGAGCTGCACGGCCTGCCCGACCCCGGGGCGGCGGCGCAGCGGGCGATCGCGCTGATCGAGATGACCGACGCGCAGGACCGGGAGATCGCCACCTACTCCAAGGGCATGCGGCAGCGGATCAAGATGGCCTCCGCGCTGGTGCACGACCCCGGCGTACTGCTGCTCGACGAGCCGTTCAACGGGATGGATCCGCGGCAGCGGATCCACCTGATGGAGCTGCTGCGCACGATGGGCGCCGAGGGCCGCACGGTGCTGTTCAGCTCGCACATCCTCGAGGAGGTCGAGCAGGTCGCCCGCCAGATCGAGGTGGTGGTCGCGGGCCGGCACGCGGCGTCGGGCGACTTCGGCGCGATCCGCCGGCTGATGACCGACCGGCCGAACCGGTTCGTGCTGCGCACCGGCGACGACCGGCTGATGGCCTCGGTGCTGCTCGCCGACCCGTCGGTCCGCGGAGCCCTGCTGCGCTCGGAGGGCGGGATCGAGCTGGAGGCCTCGGACTTCGGCCGGTTCAGCGAGGTGCTGCCGCGGCTGGCCCGTGAGCACGGCGTACGCCTGCACGAGGTGACCCCGACCGACGAGTCCCTGGAGAGCGTCTTCTCCTACCTGGTGTCGTCATGAGTGCTCTGGGGATCTCGCGCACGATCGTCCGGCTGGGGGCGCAGAGCATCTTCGGGCGCTGGCGCGGCGCGCTGCTGTTCGTGCTGCCGGTGGTGCTGATCGGGCTCTCGATCCTGGTGCGCACGCTGGTCGGCCACGAGGAGATGGGAGCGCGGCACGCGCTCGACGGCCTCGGCCTCACCGTGGTCGTCCCGCTGGTCGCGCTGCTCGCGACCTCCGGCCTGCTCGCCCCCGAGATCGACGACGGCTCGATCTCCTACCTGCTGGCCAAGCCGATCTCGCGGCACACGATCGTGGCCAGCAAGCTCGTGGTCGCAGCCGCCTGCGTCCTCGTCTTCGCCGTCGCCCCGGTGCTGGTCGCCGCACTGATCCTGCGCCCGTCGTACGCCCTGGGCTTCGCGCTCGGCGCGCTGCTCGGCGGCCTCGCCTACTGCTCGCTGTTCGCGTTCCTGTCGATCCTGACCCGGCACGCCGTCGTGATCGGTCTGATCTACCTCCTCGTCTGGGAGGGCCTGCTCGGCGGCCTGCTCGACGGCGTGCGCTGGCTCAGCGTCACCCGCTGGTCGGCCGCGGTCGTCGAGCAGATCGCCGACGTCTCCCTCGTCGACGACCTGCCGCTCTGGTACGCCGTCGTAGCGCTGGCTGTCGTCGTCGGCGGCGGCGCGTGGGTCACCGGGCGGCGGTTGCGGGGGTTCAACCTGACGGGCGATGAATAGGCGCGCAGGAGAACGACGACGACGAGCAAAGGTTACGGCCGAGAGAAAGTGGTCGAGACCGCCTGCATCGATCGGCAGTCCGGAGGGCAACTCGGTGCGTCCTTCGCCGAACGGGCAAGGGTCCACCGAAGATTCCCCTCCGGAGTCGGGCCTCGTGGATGAGTGAACCCGAAAGAAGGACCCCCCATGAAGCGCTCGATCCTGCTCAGCATCGCCGCCACCGCGACCGCCGCCGCGTCGCTGTACTCGGTCGCCCCCGCGCAGGCCGGCACCAGTGCCAACGCCCAGGTCACGCTCGAGAGCAAGGTGTGCAACCAGATCGCCCGGATCGATGCGGCACTGACCCGTGTCGAGCACGCTTCCGCGATGCACCGGCTCGACGCCGACGTCCGGGCCGAGGTGCGCGCCAACATCGACGCCGACCAGTCCGCGCTGGCCGACCTCTCGGTCCAGGTGAGCACCGCGGACACGGTCAGCGAAGTCCGGGCCATTCGCGCCGAGGTACTCGCCTACCGAACTGTCGTCTACGCCCAGGCCGTGGCCGCCCTCAACGCTGCTGACGACCTTGCCGAGCAGGTCGACGGCTCCCGCGAGGACTTCAGCCTGGACCTGTCGGTCCTGGCGATGCTCGACACCGCTCAAGCGTCCGTGGATGCATCGGTCGACGGTGCGGTGTCGTTGAGCGCCACCAGCGGACAGGCCGAGGTCCGGGCGGTCCAGGCGGACCTTCGCGCCGCCGCCCGCGCGTACGTCACGGCTGTCAACTGAGTCACCCGTGCA encodes:
- a CDS encoding branched-chain amino acid ABC transporter permease; amino-acid sequence: MTELLQNLLLGLLLGGVYALAASGLTLIFGVMRVINIAHGAFLILASFITYWLWDAFGIDPLLAIVITTPIVFALGWVTYKVVVSPIRTAPMASTVLLTFGLALVVEGAMGEIWGNNSTAVRPSYADESFIFGGLFLPKAQVYGGLIAVVVLVLLWGVLTKTWLGRAIRAAATNPSSAELVGIKVSAVAALVFALGIAAAGAGGAITGVLYPFVPGSHYQWIARLLAIVVLGGLGSLNGAVLGALIFGIAETLTAAYVSPSWATAVPYAIVFLVLLIRPQGLLGTRLREDAVAA
- a CDS encoding amino acid ABC transporter substrate-binding protein — translated: MALTGVLALGLAACGGDDSEGGGGDSSGPIRIGSSLPLTGEFSQPGQAAKQGYEVWQEMVNDAGGLLGREVELVVKDDASNQNTVVTDYNALISQDKVDLLLGTFSSLLNLPASAVAEKNQMLYVEPAGGSPDMFNRGFKYLFFTQQATSNLQGKVFAEWVAALPEDQRPKTAAYPTLDDPFAAPNVAGIQEILEAAGVETVYQETYAIDTKNFDTIVNAMKNADPDLVVHGAQFEDGIGLTRSMLKADFTPGMFYETNAPSFGAQYSDGIGMENTEGVIYAVSHSPEADTPGNAEFVAKYKEMFGTDEVPEDAADGYAAAQVMQAAVEAVGNIDDQEAMASWLRENEVDTILGSLSWDETGAPTGEFLIGQWQNGKPEIVLPADVSTADIEPGWHPGAGG
- a CDS encoding phytoene desaturase family protein, which gives rise to MTSQPVPDLPAQAEVVVVGAGHNSLIAAAYLARAGLEVLVLEANETPGGNTRTEQLTLPGFAHDSCSSAHVLIQNNPLIRDDELGLLADHGLEYLATDPAVVMPQQDGDVLVMHRDLEGTAAEIARWSSADARAFEELVGQWRGGLSAAHGRWSSHLPQPDDDASRRYLALRRRSAWDVVHEQFTHPVIRSFVLWLAMATIQDPRRPGTGFLPSSLVAGRLDFGWSTPVGGSQALPDALVRLIEKHGGRVVCSSPVTGIGADSSGVRTVRVAGGQEVRVGRAVVAGGHVAKLGALLEGREPTPDLVAAREAWRPGLSVLAVHAALRADLGFGPDRIPAAAAGLGTTGGMLRHLERFAVGEPDADDPWLLVVNQTAVDPTRAPDGGGTFKILTIAPYALSGGRAWADVKDEYGERLLELVRRRSHGLAPADLLELSTESPIDVAAHNPQNIGGSCHGGEFWLDGRYDGEVVAGWQRYDTDVPGLFLTGATVHPGGSVSGRPGRNAARAVLTGLGLDPLQVMGPG
- a CDS encoding ABC transporter ATP-binding protein, with the translated sequence MGVIETMGLTKEYPRVTALDHLDVTVADGVTGLVGANGAGKSTLIKILLGLVPATSGSATVLGHDVATEGGRIRSLVGYMPEHDCLPADMSASDLVVHLGQISGLPYAAARERAADVLRHVGLAEERYRPIGGYSTGMKQRAKLAQALVHDPRLVLLDEPTNGLDPSSRDDMLALVRRIGREFGIAVLVTSHLLGELERVSDHVVVLDGGRLLRSSATTDFLHATGSLLVEVQGRPDADRLLGQALVDAGLTARPAEGTLVEVEVRDETTPDVVRDLTVDLGLGLVRMQERHHRIEDVFREGGAGSVQPT
- a CDS encoding ABC transporter permease subunit, which produces MSSRPEDSRLPAGVIHDLGYRPYAGPRLGEGPVAWAFFLTGLRNTYGLGRSARSKVLPMILLGLMLLPALILVGVLVQAKNLLDLDEQIVAYSTYPLTTQLLISVFVAAQAPALISRDLRFRTITLYLARPMRRGVYVVVRLASLTVATFVLIAAPLLLMYLGGLLADLPPGRETGRFLGAVVGAALLAACLAGLAALVAAFTVRRGLAVAAVIVVLLVSYTVVSTIQGIADESGHAAVGEVAGLFSPYTLINGLQVFLFDSPEATPTPPDGTAMGLLYVVATALMVLGAIGGLLLRYRRVES
- a CDS encoding ABC transporter ATP-binding protein is translated as MEIRIDHVSRWFHNVVAVNDVTMTIGPGVTGLLGPNGAGKSTLIAMMSGFLAPSTGTVTLDDEPLWRNEQVYRKVGLVPEREALFDYLTGRQFVVANAELHGLPDPGAAAQRAIALIEMTDAQDREIATYSKGMRQRIKMASALVHDPGVLLLDEPFNGMDPRQRIHLMELLRTMGAEGRTVLFSSHILEEVEQVARQIEVVVAGRHAASGDFGAIRRLMTDRPNRFVLRTGDDRLMASVLLADPSVRGALLRSEGGIELEASDFGRFSEVLPRLAREHGVRLHEVTPTDESLESVFSYLVSS
- a CDS encoding ABC transporter permease, with the protein product MSALGISRTIVRLGAQSIFGRWRGALLFVLPVVLIGLSILVRTLVGHEEMGARHALDGLGLTVVVPLVALLATSGLLAPEIDDGSISYLLAKPISRHTIVASKLVVAAACVLVFAVAPVLVAALILRPSYALGFALGALLGGLAYCSLFAFLSILTRHAVVIGLIYLLVWEGLLGGLLDGVRWLSVTRWSAAVVEQIADVSLVDDLPLWYAVVALAVVVGGGAWVTGRRLRGFNLTGDE